In the genome of Ignavibacteriales bacterium, one region contains:
- a CDS encoding polyphosphate polymerase domain-containing protein, which produces MKPMRYEYKYLVASDKLEEFRNAISPFFRVDEYAEGRTKQEYTVRSIYYDSPNLDDYRDKIEGLKIRKKLRVRAYNEAKPDNLVFLEVKRKYENHISKNRAPLLYVNLEEVLTRIDYTDLLLKKRGYLTTEDDAAKFFFHYRNKFSIPVVLVVYDREAYFSKFDSTLRITFDKNLRSLPFPTVDDIYNDASLKSAMHGYFVLEIKFYHGYPTWLRKIVGNFGFQRKAVSKYTICSENHDEIKMFIENKKLLLSDPNIRIGSNYRKDFVKNAG; this is translated from the coding sequence ATGAAGCCGATGAGATATGAATATAAGTACCTTGTGGCAAGTGATAAACTCGAGGAATTTCGCAACGCAATATCTCCGTTCTTCAGGGTTGATGAATATGCGGAAGGAAGAACTAAACAGGAATATACAGTCAGAAGTATTTATTATGATTCGCCTAATCTTGATGACTACCGTGATAAGATTGAAGGATTAAAGATCAGGAAAAAGTTAAGAGTAAGAGCATACAATGAAGCTAAACCGGATAACCTGGTTTTTCTTGAAGTAAAACGTAAATATGAAAACCACATTTCAAAAAACAGGGCGCCGCTTCTTTATGTAAATCTTGAAGAAGTTTTAACCAGGATTGATTACACAGATTTGCTTTTGAAGAAACGCGGGTATCTTACTACTGAAGATGATGCCGCAAAATTTTTCTTTCACTACAGAAATAAGTTTTCAATTCCTGTAGTGCTGGTTGTTTATGACCGCGAAGCATACTTTTCAAAGTTTGATAGCACTCTTCGAATAACCTTTGACAAAAATCTTAGATCATTACCATTCCCTACTGTTGACGATATATATAATGATGCAAGTCTTAAATCGGCAATGCACGGTTATTTTGTTCTTGAAATAAAATTCTATCACGGCTACCCGACCTGGTTAAGGAAAATTGTCGGAAATTTTGGTTTCCAAAGGAAGGCTGTTTCAAAGTATACTATTTGCTCTGAAAATCATGATGAAATAAAAATGTTTATCGAAAATAAAAAATTACTGCTTTCTGATCCTAACATCAGGATCGGTTCGAATTACAGGAAAGACTTTGTAAAAAATGCTGGATGA
- a CDS encoding glycoside hydrolase family 3 C-terminal domain-containing protein: MKLFRLITAVIFIFTFSVGWKIDPQQSDKQMIDKKVNDLLSKMTLEEKVGQMTQVTIQTVSKTQGTKTTEHELDLAKLEEAITKYHVGSILNVYDKAHSYEYWHEVITKIQDVATKNTHLKIPVMYGIDAIHGATYTKNSTLFPQAINMAASFNRELMKKSGEITSLEVRASGIPWNFYPVMDIGRQPLWPRLWETFGEDVYLASEIGRSYIEGAQGNNYGAPDKVATCLKHFVGYGFPINGKDRTPAWISERMLREYFLPTFEEGIKAGAPTVMVNSGEVDGIPVHSDYHLLTEVLRGELKFDGFVVSDWEDIVRLYTRDKVAYSPKDAVRMSVMAGVDMSMVPYNFSFYEHLLELVKEGAVPMKRIDEAVSRILKVKMQLGLFENPYPDKTMKDKLPVEEFTKINLRAATESITLVKNENDFLPLQKNKKVLVTGPAANMLSVMNGGWTITWQGNEESLYPQEKFTVVEAVREEIGNDKVVYVEGSTFTEEKNIKAAVDAAKNIDAIILCLGEPAYCETPGNINDLTLDKAQLNLAEALIKTGKPVVLVMLQGRPRLINSIVDGTKAVLVGFLPGMEGGYAIADLIFGDENPSAKLPVTYPRYPNAYTPYDYKPLEVFDANVFNPQWSFGYGLSYTTFSYSDLSLDKSSNKKGEDVKVKVKVTNTGKRSGKEVVQLYLTDIVGSVSRPVKQLKGFEKIYLEPGESKVVEFTIKPEQLSFIGRDNKRITELGEFKVTVEQLTAQFVLK, from the coding sequence ATGAAGTTATTCCGTTTGATTACAGCAGTTATTTTTATCTTTACTTTTTCTGTGGGATGGAAAATCGATCCTCAACAAAGTGATAAACAAATGATTGATAAAAAAGTAAATGACCTTTTATCAAAAATGACACTCGAAGAAAAAGTCGGTCAGATGACTCAGGTTACTATTCAGACTGTCTCAAAGACACAGGGCACAAAAACTACCGAGCATGAACTTGATCTTGCAAAACTTGAAGAAGCAATTACAAAATATCACGTAGGTTCAATTCTTAATGTTTATGATAAAGCTCACTCTTACGAATACTGGCACGAAGTAATAACTAAGATTCAGGATGTTGCAACAAAAAACACACATTTAAAAATTCCGGTGATGTATGGTATAGATGCAATTCACGGTGCAACATATACAAAGAACTCAACACTCTTTCCGCAGGCAATAAATATGGCTGCATCATTCAACAGGGAGTTGATGAAAAAGTCAGGTGAGATAACATCACTCGAAGTAAGAGCATCGGGAATTCCATGGAACTTTTATCCTGTTATGGATATCGGAAGACAGCCTTTGTGGCCAAGGTTATGGGAAACTTTTGGCGAAGATGTTTATCTCGCTTCAGAGATTGGCAGAAGTTATATCGAAGGTGCACAAGGAAATAACTATGGCGCACCTGATAAAGTCGCAACTTGTTTAAAACATTTTGTCGGCTATGGATTCCCGATAAACGGAAAAGACAGAACTCCAGCATGGATTTCTGAAAGAATGTTAAGGGAATATTTTCTTCCGACATTTGAAGAAGGAATAAAAGCAGGCGCTCCCACTGTGATGGTTAATTCCGGTGAAGTTGATGGAATTCCTGTTCACTCCGATTATCACCTTTTAACAGAAGTTTTAAGAGGTGAACTTAAGTTCGATGGTTTTGTAGTTTCAGACTGGGAAGATATTGTTCGATTATACACAAGAGATAAAGTTGCTTACTCGCCGAAGGATGCTGTACGTATGTCTGTTATGGCTGGTGTTGATATGAGCATGGTTCCGTATAATTTCAGTTTCTATGAACATCTTCTTGAACTTGTTAAAGAAGGTGCCGTACCGATGAAACGAATTGATGAAGCGGTAAGCAGGATTCTAAAAGTAAAGATGCAGCTTGGATTGTTCGAAAATCCATATCCTGATAAAACGATGAAAGATAAATTACCCGTTGAAGAATTCACAAAGATAAATCTCCGGGCTGCAACTGAATCCATTACGCTTGTAAAAAATGAAAATGATTTTCTCCCGCTTCAGAAGAATAAAAAAGTGCTTGTAACCGGACCTGCAGCAAATATGCTTTCTGTTATGAACGGAGGATGGACAATTACCTGGCAGGGTAATGAAGAATCACTTTATCCGCAGGAAAAGTTTACAGTTGTTGAAGCTGTAAGAGAAGAAATCGGCAATGATAAAGTTGTTTATGTTGAGGGTTCAACATTCACAGAAGAAAAAAATATTAAAGCCGCTGTTGATGCTGCAAAAAATATTGATGCGATTATTTTATGCCTTGGTGAACCTGCATATTGTGAAACTCCCGGTAACATAAATGATCTTACACTTGATAAAGCACAATTAAATCTTGCTGAAGCATTGATCAAAACCGGTAAACCTGTTGTGTTGGTTATGCTTCAGGGAAGACCAAGACTGATCAATTCAATTGTTGACGGAACAAAAGCAGTACTTGTTGGATTCCTTCCCGGAATGGAAGGCGGTTACGCGATTGCAGATTTAATTTTTGGTGATGAAAATCCAAGTGCCAAATTGCCTGTTACTTATCCTCGCTACCCTAACGCTTATACACCTTATGATTACAAACCTCTTGAAGTTTTTGATGCGAATGTTTTTAATCCTCAGTGGAGTTTCGGTTACGGTTTAAGTTATACAACTTTTTCATATTCTGATCTTTCACTTGATAAAAGTTCAAACAAAAAAGGCGAAGACGTAAAAGTAAAAGTTAAAGTAACCAATACAGGAAAACGTTCCGGTAAAGAAGTTGTGCAGCTTTATCTTACCGACATAGTTGGATCAGTATCAAGGCCGGTAAAACAGTTGAAAGGATTTGAAAAAATCTATCTTGAACCGGGTGAAAGCAAGGTAGTTGAATTTACTATCAAACCGGAACAGTTGTCTTTTATCGGGAGAGATAATAAGCGCATTACTGAACTGGGAGAATTTAAAGTGACAGTAGAACAGTTAACTGCGCAATTTGTATTGAAATAG
- a CDS encoding family 16 glycosylhydrolase, producing the protein MNRKLPLLLILITCLISQTISKDYKGAEYRTKAAYTYGRFEANYKSINKEGVLATFFTYHEQTNVNDWNEIDFEILGRYENDVQLNPITRGQVNHVRHQLVNFNPHLDYHTYAFEWTPTYVAWFIDGVEVHRQTGPHIEGLNLPQKIMMNVWNPIYSSWVGTWNPDVLPAFAYYDWVSYYSYTPGSGNYGTGNNFTHSWTDNLDSWDQVRWDKATHTFNGNQCDFLPANIVFQDGKMILCLTNNTNTGFVDITPPKFLWARASGNKVKILFTEEVDETTAENTGNYIIPNVTVQSATLLENLKTVELVTSGIDPSTQYNCIVMGVKDRAPQPNTMQPMAKILIHPSALSFPVKINVGGTASLGYLADQEYGIDKEYGYLDGTGAQNSAPISGTDEDVIYNTDRYGLVTYKIRVPNGEHRVKLMMAETYFNEAGKRVFDIYIEGNQVADNVDLYQLVGKNAAYELVVNSVTVTDEELEIFFGNEIDNALINGIVIENISTGINDEEIFQPKEFRVEQNYPNPFNGTTIIKYYLPYTDELTFNIFDVLGNKIYSENIGSIDSGENHFVWNGLTDTNQPVSSGVYFYYFTGREISQTKKLVLLN; encoded by the coding sequence ATGAATAGAAAATTACCGCTCTTGTTAATTCTCATCACCTGTCTCATCTCACAAACAATTAGTAAAGATTATAAAGGTGCTGAGTACAGAACAAAAGCCGCATACACATACGGAAGGTTTGAGGCTAACTATAAATCGATAAATAAAGAAGGTGTGCTCGCAACATTTTTTACTTATCACGAACAGACAAATGTTAATGACTGGAATGAAATAGATTTTGAAATCCTCGGACGGTATGAAAATGATGTGCAACTTAATCCAATCACACGCGGACAGGTAAATCATGTCCGTCATCAGCTTGTAAATTTTAATCCGCACCTTGATTACCACACTTACGCATTTGAATGGACTCCCACTTATGTTGCATGGTTTATAGACGGGGTTGAAGTCCACAGGCAAACAGGACCTCATATTGAAGGATTAAACCTTCCTCAAAAAATCATGATGAATGTCTGGAACCCGATATACTCAAGCTGGGTTGGAACATGGAATCCGGATGTACTTCCCGCTTTTGCGTACTACGACTGGGTAAGTTATTATTCGTACACACCGGGTTCAGGCAACTATGGTACAGGAAATAATTTTACACATTCATGGACTGATAATCTTGATTCATGGGACCAGGTTCGCTGGGATAAAGCCACGCATACTTTTAACGGGAATCAATGTGACTTTCTACCTGCAAACATAGTTTTTCAGGATGGTAAAATGATCCTGTGCCTTACAAATAATACCAACACGGGATTTGTTGATATAACTCCGCCTAAATTTTTATGGGCACGAGCTTCCGGCAATAAAGTAAAAATCCTTTTCACAGAAGAAGTAGATGAAACAACAGCCGAGAATACAGGGAACTACATCATTCCCAATGTTACAGTACAATCTGCAACTCTCCTTGAAAATCTTAAAACTGTAGAACTGGTTACTTCAGGGATAGATCCTTCAACGCAGTATAATTGTATTGTAATGGGTGTTAAAGACAGAGCACCGCAGCCTAATACAATGCAGCCAATGGCAAAAATACTTATACATCCTTCAGCGCTGTCATTTCCGGTTAAAATAAATGTCGGAGGTACTGCTTCACTTGGCTACCTTGCTGACCAGGAATATGGAATTGATAAAGAGTATGGTTATCTGGATGGAACAGGCGCACAGAACTCAGCTCCGATAAGCGGAACCGATGAAGATGTGATTTACAATACCGACAGGTACGGGTTGGTCACTTATAAAATCAGAGTACCCAACGGTGAACATCGTGTAAAATTAATGATGGCTGAGACATACTTTAATGAAGCAGGCAAGAGAGTTTTTGATATTTATATCGAAGGAAACCAGGTTGCGGATAATGTCGACCTTTACCAGTTGGTCGGAAAGAATGCTGCCTATGAACTGGTTGTAAATTCAGTGACCGTAACTGATGAAGAACTCGAAATATTTTTCGGTAATGAAATTGATAACGCTTTGATAAATGGAATTGTGATAGAAAATATATCAACAGGAATTAATGATGAAGAGATATTTCAGCCTAAAGAATTCCGTGTTGAACAAAACTATCCTAACCCGTTTAACGGGACAACCATAATTAAATATTACCTGCCTTACACAGACGAACTGACATTCAATATTTTCGATGTGCTGGGTAATAAGATCTATTCTGAAAATATCGGTTCGATAGATTCCGGTGAAAATCATTTTGTATGGAATGGATTAACGGATACAAATCAGCCGGTCAGTTCCGGCGTTTATTTTTATTATTTCACCGGAAGAGAAATATCTCAGACAAAAAAACTGGTTCTGCTTAACTAA
- a CDS encoding PorV/PorQ family protein: protein MKRKLLFTIVALLLVSPVILAQFVTNVSKKGTTAAPFLNIGQSARAISMGSAFVGVSDDASAMYWNPSGIAKLPGINVMFDHTNWIADIKYNFIAATYNLGDMGTVGVSFTTSDIGEMKVTTVDEPNGTGETFTATDAAFSIAYAINLTDNFSIGFNPKFIHQSIWRMSATAFALDLGIQYKTPFDGMILAMSISNFGTKMQLLGNSNLVLHDLNLQSTGNNGRIPAYLETGQWALPLNFRVGVAYNPVFTDEHKITVAVDAAHPNDDYESVNIGAEYVFKDFIAFRGGYKSMFLEDSEESFSLGFGLKQFFLGNIALKLDYAYQDFGRLSDIQKFTVGISF, encoded by the coding sequence ATGAAAAGAAAATTATTATTTACTATCGTCGCTTTACTCCTCGTGAGCCCGGTTATACTTGCACAGTTTGTAACAAACGTTTCAAAGAAAGGAACAACTGCGGCTCCATTCCTTAATATTGGACAAAGCGCAAGAGCAATTTCAATGGGAAGTGCATTTGTCGGTGTTTCTGATGATGCAAGCGCTATGTACTGGAACCCATCAGGTATAGCCAAACTGCCGGGTATAAATGTTATGTTCGATCACACAAACTGGATTGCGGATATCAAGTATAACTTTATAGCCGCGACTTACAATCTTGGTGATATGGGTACGGTTGGAGTTAGTTTTACTACTTCCGATATAGGTGAGATGAAAGTAACTACTGTCGATGAACCGAATGGAACAGGCGAAACATTTACTGCGACAGATGCGGCTTTCAGTATAGCTTACGCAATTAATCTTACTGATAATTTTTCAATAGGCTTTAACCCGAAGTTCATACATCAAAGTATCTGGAGAATGAGTGCTACAGCGTTTGCACTTGATCTCGGCATTCAGTATAAAACTCCTTTTGACGGGATGATACTCGCAATGTCAATTTCAAATTTCGGAACAAAGATGCAGTTACTTGGTAACTCAAATCTTGTTCTTCATGATCTGAATCTTCAAAGCACTGGAAATAACGGACGCATTCCTGCTTACCTGGAAACAGGTCAGTGGGCGCTTCCATTAAACTTCCGTGTTGGTGTGGCATACAATCCTGTATTTACAGATGAGCATAAAATTACAGTTGCAGTTGATGCCGCGCATCCGAATGATGATTATGAAAGTGTAAATATAGGTGCCGAGTATGTGTTTAAGGACTTCATAGCGTTCAGAGGCGGTTACAAGTCCATGTTCCTTGAAGATTCTGAAGAATCATTTTCACTTGGTTTCGGATTAAAACAATTTTTCCTTGGTAACATTGCTTTAAAGCTTGATTACGCTTACCAGGATTTCGGAAGACTGAGTGATATACAGAAATTCACTGTAGGAATTTCCTTCTAA